The Juglans regia cultivar Chandler chromosome 1, Walnut 2.0, whole genome shotgun sequence nucleotide sequence GGGAGCCTATCATATTTGTGGGAATCTCCTATTTATATAGATGTCTATTTCCTTGAAGTGATTGAGTCTAACTTGTTTTGTGAACCCCTTTTTTTTAAGAGTCTAAGTTTCTTTCATTTAAGGAGTCTAACTCTTTCTTTTTAGGAATCTGAGTTAACTTACCATATTTTTTCTTAGCCTTATTATCTCTTGGCTTGATTTTCGGCTTTATTTCCGGGCTAAATTATAGGCGTTGATTTAACCCCCAATAGACCTTTTTGTATtgttttagaatatttatgtttttaattattttaagctttattttttatttttgtgtttttttcaaattcctaatTTTATGTAGTATGGTTCCCTTTAGTTTTTGTAtcatttataagttttttttttttaaattattttatacggGACGTGAGATGTGACATCAAAATTAACTCGAGTTGTATACTAATAGAATTAGGTTGATATATGGCATGAATTTATTACGTAGCTCTATATATAGTACAAATTTCTCCCTACATATGACAGCAGAAATTATTACGTAGTGTCGGATACGGATTTTCCATAGATGCTTTCTCAAGAGTCAAGACAAGACTATCACAATTCATGGGAGgtttttatatacatatgatCTCGACTAGACCAAGGGCTTTATCCCTCTGTTCCCTTTATTCTTCAAAGTGATTCGGATTTATTAATATATCCTTGACTAGACCAAGAACTCCTTCGAATGTGGTTCTTTTCGTTCtgtcaaagttagtggagaatCTTAAACATACAGATCAATGCGTAAGCCTATTCTAACCTGTAATGCTCATTACGCAGCACCGTCTTCCAACTAAAAACACACcctaaatttagaaaaacatttttactaaattctcacacaaattaTTAGAGTGAATAGGAGTCAACTTCTCGATCCAGAGCAGCAGATCAAAAAGGGTGTCGGGGGACGGGAAGACAACATTAGTGGCGAAATTAAAGGCAAAGACGGTACTAGCATTACTACGTATAACCCTATTCATCCACCGGAGGATCAGCAACGCAAGGGTACTAGTGTTCTTCGAGGGGACAACATCGGAAGAGAAGCAAGAGACAGAGATCCCGTCCCCACAACTACAAAGATGAGCTCAAACAGTACTCCAATACATGCAGCAAGTTCACCGTTTGATCTGGATCAACAGCAGAAGCCAAAGGGTGCTGATGATCTCAGGCAGGAGGAAGATCACAAGAGAAATGGTATGggtataatttattaatactttATTGAACTTAAGATTTATTTCTattaagctatatatatatatatatatatatatatatatatatatatatatatatattgtcaagtCTTGAAGACAGTTGTTTTGTGTTCTATTTTGCTAGttcctttttatatattttgctagGTATGGAGTGatcgatatatattatatggtgctctattttttattggtgggagcagactttttttttttttttttccttaatttaggTACGAATGCGCACCCTGTTTTATTGCTTTTATCGCGAGGGTTGAGCTTCAACaccatttttattcttttcattgaAAATTAGTTAAAGTCAAAGTATAAAACCTAATAggtattttttaagtattgacCCAAAAATTATAAGACTAGTTAAGTTGTATGTATAATCATGACTTCTTCCctgtatatatgttttttgtgtaattattaatgtattttgaATATTCTGAATAACATAATATTCACGATTTCTTTTGACAATTTCAAGGACaagaaaactaaataaatagtagaCATTAAAAAGTAGCCAATACTTTCCGGTCCTTTTAACTTTAGTTCTTTTTCCAACAAATTAGTACGATCGAGTTTCCAACGTTAGAAATATCATGAACATGTGCAAATTATTGGACATGCAGATTCGTCGAAAGAGCAGCAGATCAATAAATTTCTTGGACGAGAAAACTCTACTGACAAGAATGACGACGCAAATTCAAATTCTCTCCAGTACTCTTCAGATACGAATATACCCGTAGGGATCCCGATTGCTGAAAATGGAGGTATATATGTCTTAAATGCTGCGTACAGAAACATTCCCGAAttctattcatttatttatttctattatacGTGATGatatatgagaaattatttgtacaaattttaaatagagaaGCTTCATACAAGtccttataaaaaagtaaactccaccttaaaaaagtataaaaaaaactattctttattagtgaaatctatttttttacaaaatacttgtatgaaatttatctatttgaaatttgtatctaacattactcgtatatatatatacacacgagtGAACCACATGGTTTTCTTATCCTTCGTCTTTCCCATATCTTATTATTACTGTTTTTTTAGGAGAATAGATTATAACTTTTTGTAGTTCTTATTTCAATTAAGCAACTAGAGTACTTTAGGGGAGAGATACGGAATTAGAATACTTATATAGATCAATAGCACtccaaaaataattagaatatgcTCTGAGTCCTTCTCATGCCCCACCAAATACAAATTGCAACAAGAAACCATCGGATTCCCAATTTATGGACCTGTTCATCCACACTCAAGCAATTAAAAGCAGCTTTCCAGATGCATAGAGAATTTTTTCTCAAGCCAACTATTCCAAACCCACTTCGCCCATTCAAACTTTGGCATCTTAACACGAATAAAATCTCGCACCTGCTTcgtcgaaaaaaaaaaaaccattcttgTCCGGCAACTAGATAAAAAAATCCTTAGCCTCTTTCAAACCGCCCACGGAGGCCACTACGTCCCTCGCCAACTGATCACCTACTAACTCCTGCAACCTTTCAACTTTCGAGCCATCATGAACCACAAGTTTCTTTATTCAAATGTGAGGCTCTTCAACCCTTTCCACCGCTTCATGCAAAGAACTGTCACCCATAAATTTATCATACCACAATGGCACATTACCTTCTCTCACCTTCCATTTTGAATTTTCCAACAAACCAAGAATTCCTTCGACAATACTCCTCCAAAACATCAATCTTGACCTGCCCTCCAAACTTAGAACGAGATGACCATGTTTTACATACTTTGCCCGAAAGAACCTCGCCCCTAACTCATGCACACCCACTCCTCCCTCCTCCACTGCAGGCACGCACATTTTCTTTGTGCTCTCCACTTCCTCTTCCCTTTCCCACCCTGCTTTTCCCAGAAAAAAGAAGTAAACATACTATTTAATCTCTTTAGAATAGCTTTTGGTATCTGAATTACCGAAAGAAGATGTATTGGTATACTCGAAAGCACATGCCTCAAAAGAATGAGCCTACCCCCTTACGATAATAACCGATTCTTCCAGAAAACCCGATCTAGAAATCCAGTCTCTAGCAGAAGTTCTCTAGTACGTCGAAgcagcaattttttttaaaaatatattgttggcTTTTCATGGTTCACCATCTGACCCGTCCATGCCTTATACTTCTTGAAAATATCCATCAGACACCGTATCGACCCTTTACTAGCATTAGCGAAGACCACTACATCGTCGATATATAAAAGATGAGACACACTGCATTAACTGGATGAGCGAACAACTTAACCTTCCTCTCAGCCATCTTTTTATTGATCATTCGAGTTAACACCTCTTccataagaataaaaaaatatggagacaaCAGATCGCCTTGCTGAAGACCCATTTTCGACTTTAAAAAGCCTTTATACGTACCAAGCATCATAATAGAGAACCATTGCATCGCAACACAATTCAAAACCAATTTACAAAAACCATCCGGAAAACCAAGAAAGCacaaaacatgaataaaaaacCACCAATACACCCTATCATACACCTTACTCATGTCAATTTCAACATAATATTTCCCACCCTCAACCGCCTATGTAAAAGCTTTGTCATCTCCTAAGCTtaagaaatattctcaaaagtATTCCTACCCTTCATAGAAGCTCCTTGTTCTGGCAAAATGATTTTATCAAAAACCATTGACAATCTATTAACAACCAACTTGGCAAACAACTTGTAAATaacattacaaaggcttatCGGTCAGAACTTATCAAAACTAGTCGGGCTCTTcacctttggaataagaacaATGAAGGAAGATGAATAAAATCTAGGTAATTCATTACCTAGAAAAAACTCCCTCACGACTGCTATAACATCATCTTTAACAACCTGCCAACACGCTAGATAGAAAGCCGACCCAAAACCATCAAGTTCGGGACTATTATCCACCGCAATAGAGGCCAACGCCTCACCCTCTTCCTGTTCTGATGGTTCCACTTTCAATCACCTTGCTTCACTTTCAAACACTACTAGTTGTAATAACTGGTCCAAATTCGGCAACCCCCCCATCCGTTCTTGCGCTAGGAAACTCTCAAAATACCTCACAGCCTCCTCATGCACCAATTCCGACGAATCCAACAAAGTACCATCAGATAATCTCAAATCCTTCACGCATGAGTTCCTCCTTCTCTGCGCAATTACAACATGGAAAAACTTAGAGTTTTGGTCCCCCTCAACCAACCACATCTTCTTCGCTTGTTGTGCTAAGCTCGTATCCTCCCTTTGAACCCACCTGTCAAGGTCCATTTTATTAAGCATCAACTCATCTTGCACTGCCTCTGAAAAATTGCCTTGCAATTCTGTCTCTAACAGTTCGACTCTCTCCTCGAATTCTCGAATCCTCCCATCGACTCAACCAAAAACCTTATTCCAAGTATGAAGTTTTTGATTTATTCTCTTTAGCTTGCCTGCTAGAGTATGTAAGCTATCCTTACCAACCATTGACTCCTTCCATGAATTCTCCACCACCTTCAATAAATTCTCATGTGACATCCACATGTTTTGAAAACGAAAAGGAGTCGGCCCGTACCTTTTGAAACCAGATGTCACCTGCAATAAGATCGGCGAGTGATCTGAAGTTCTCCTACTTAACAACCGAGCAGATGCACCACCAAACTTTAagataaaatcattattaaccAAGACTCTATCCAATTTCGCCCAGCTCCGAGCCATTCCttgctgaccattacaccaagacaaTTGTTTCCCTTCCAGATTCCAATATATAAGACCACATGTATTAATCCAACAATTAAATTCATCCATTGCAGTTCTCGACCTTGGATTACCACCTACACGCTCCTCGTCTGAACGGAATGATATTAAAAACCTCCATCACCACCCACGGAACACCCGCACATGAGAAACTACTCAAATTGTCCCGAAGCTCCCTATGCTCACACATGGAACACTATTAGAGCATCATGATCAACATGGAATCAGCAACCTTACAACTACAAGATCATAAAAGCTACAGCTGGCTAATACTCGTTGCATCACAGATGGTTCTGATATGAAGTCACACATCATCAAATGGACTTGCTGCTACTTGATAtcttttgtaattcttttaCTAGAAAGTCCTTGCTTTAGCTGAGTTGTATTGtacatttatgtaaatttagaaTCTGTTACATAGTTGTGCAGAATTTGCAGTATTCGATTGTCCTTTAGTTTGTTAGGATTCCTTTACTATTTTTAGTATAAAGGCAGCACTACCTTGTAATAGAAAACacgaaaatattttgaatgaaatagtATGAtttcatcagctctctctctgcTCTTTCCTTCTTATTCTTTCGTTCTTTTCTTattctaacatggtatcagagccacagagtgagatttttttttccacaatgCCTTCAAACAATTCCTTTCTGGATTTCACCAATCTTACTAACCCCTATCGACTTGATAATGGGGATAACCCTTCTTTTTCCTTGGTTCCTGATCTTCTTACCACAGAGAATTATACCACATGGTCAAGAGCTATGTGCAGAGCTCTTCGTGCCAAAAACAAGCTGGGTTTTATCAATGGCACTTTGTCCAAACCCAAAAAGACCTCTAACCCTCTTCATGAAGCCTGGGAAAGATGTAATGATTTAGTTGTATCATGGCTTCACAACTCAATCAATCCAACTCTCAAATCCAGCATTGCTTTAGTGGATGATGCTAAGCAAATCTGGGAAGAGCTCAAAGATCGATTCACTCAACAAAATGGGCATCGAATCTTTCAGCTCAAGAAGTCCCTAACAAGTTTGCAACAAGAACATGACTCAGTCAGTGTTTATTTTGGCAAACTTAAAACTCTATGGGATGAACTTCTTATATATGACCCAATGCCCGACTGTAAATGTGGAGAACTTTCTGTGTTACTTGATAGGTACCAGAGGGATTGTGTTATACAATTCCTCATGGGCTTAAATGATTCTTACAGTATCAGTCGTGACCAAATCATGCTACTGGATCCATTGCCTCCcattaacaaaattttttccATGATCCAGCAGCAGGAAATGCAACATACCATACTTTCTGTCATTCCTTCATCAGATTCTATGGCTCTTGCTGTTAAACAGCCATATACTACATATAAAACCTTTTCCAAACCAAATCAACAACTCAAGCGTGACAGACCATTTTGTACTCACTGTAAGATTCAGGGTCATTCTCTAGAAAACTGCTTCAAGGCAGGGAATGCACAAGCACCAATTTGCACTCACTGTCATATAACTGGTCACATAGCAGACAAGTGCTACAAATTACATGGCTATCCACCTGGTCACAAGTTATATGGTAAGATCAAGCCATCTGGATTCTCTTCTGTCAACATGACCTCACTCGAGCCAGAAGATCCATCAGATACTAAGTTCAACCTTACCAAGGATCAGTATCAGCAACTTTTATCTCTATTGCAGCCAAAAGAAGTCTCCATTGCAAATCATTCAATCAATAATGTCCAGACAGATTGTTCTCATTCCTCCACTATGAATGGTATTCCTCTTTGCTTCAATAccatcattcaaacacataaaACAGACACACACTCACCATGGATCATTGACACTGGtgctacagatcatatgatctgcaACACCTCCCTTTTTTCATCAATAACATCATCTGTTTCCTTTGTTGTTAAACTTCCAAATGGAGAAACAGCACCTGTTACTCATATTGGCACTGTCCATATCACTAACACATTAATTTTACACAATGTGTTATGTGtaccttcatttcatttcaatttaatttcagcAAAACAGCTAACTAGTTCACTTTCttgctgttttatttttctttcacaaaTTTGCTTTATCCAGGACCTTTTGTCATGAACCACGATTGGCATGGGTGAGATGAAGAATGGTCTATACCATTTACTTGTAGAACCAGTCTCTTCCACAGCTTTATTTGaccatttttcaattttttttacataaaaacaTTTCTGTTTCAGCAATTTTTAAAGGCATTGATGTCATTTCAGATCTTTGGCATTGTAGAATGGGTCATACACCCATCTCAAAATTA carries:
- the LOC109005348 gene encoding uncharacterized protein LOC109005348, which produces MVAWNLWERRNEHVFGADLAHPSTLVAQVKKNLEDFKVATYKSTTSTTITPKPLIQWFAPSRVNRSQLLDPEQQIKKGVGGREDNISGEIKGKDGTSITTYNPIHPPEDQQRKGTSVLRGDNIGREARDRDPVPTTTKMSSNSTPIHAASSPFDLDQQQKPKGADDLRQEEDHKRNDSSKEQQINKFLGRENSTDKNDDANSNSLQYSSDTNIPVGIPIAENGDKGQQQISTQHVHVSVSVGSDNVTTTITVNGKQSESVASEIPRTATKPQKDCVEKFAVLVDVVQLLQETNDDQ